The following proteins are encoded in a genomic region of Diabrotica virgifera virgifera chromosome 1, PGI_DIABVI_V3a:
- the LOC126886867 gene encoding sodium-independent sulfate anion transporter-like isoform X2, with amino-acid sequence MAEKEKERKKHSKLRTVISKSKAQLFKSVAIFRWLPNYTKNDILADLIAGLTVGLTMIPQSIAYAGLAEQPAEYGLYTAFVGSYVYIIFGTIKEVSIGPTSLMSLLTVSYTIGKPVEYVVLLTFLAGCVELFMGLLNLGFVVDFISPCLTSGFTSATSIIIITAQLKNLFGINIKSHNVRQILKEFVQKVDQIKLADTVMGFSCIIFLLIFKYITTAIKPKNPTLKKFLWLMSISKNAITVTLATIVSMYYSQSGVPPFKITGTVPTGIPEVKFPSLTAQSGNQTIGYTDMLADLGAGIAVVPFVAVLANVAIAKAYSINTVVDASQEMMALGLCNILGSFVRAMPSTGAFTRSAVASHSDVRTPFQGLYSGTVIVFALSLMAPYFYYIPKAVLAAVLITAVSSLLDYKILPILWKCNKVDLFLTVGTFIIGTFFGVEAALVLGSILNLLILLKMWSRPKINTDVKEIIETQMKYLYLKPELGLYYPGADYLAECIKKNRNEYPSLPIVLDCSNFLRLDYSAAKTLINILRIFNSNKTVFVMINVEDNILNTMKTIPNSKSVLRFCNKTKSIPEVIVVNEEEENEEDLLLKLNRDMKSIEKSLEILQMLEIDNSRSSSTCSLGTTSTKSPVSENTRKFSVRSLK; translated from the exons agaGGAAGAAGCATTCCAAACTTCGGACTGTAATATCCAAATCCAAGGCTCAACTTTTCAAATCAGTGGCAATCTTCAGATGGTTGCCCAACtacacgaagaatgatattctgGCAGATTTAATTGCCGGATTAACGGTTGGCTTGACTATGATACCTCAATCCATAGCTTATGCTGGTCTGGCAGAACAACCAGCTGAATATGGACTGTATACAGCCTTTGTGGGATCCTATGTGTATATTATTTTTGGAACTATTAAGGAA GTTTCCATAGGACCAACAAGTTTGATGTCTTTGTTAACTGTATCGTATACGATCGGGAAACCGGTAGAGTACGTtgttttacttacatttttggcTGGATGTGTGGAACTGTTCATGGGACTTTTAAATTTAG gtTTTGTAGTGGACTTTATATCACCATGTCTGACTTCTGGATTCACATCTGCTACTtctataattattataacagCGCAGTTGAAAAATCTCTTCGGAATAAATATAAAAAGCCATAACGTTCGACAGATACTTAAAGAATTCGTTCAAAAAGTTGACCAAATTAAACTGGCTGATACTGTAATGGGATTTAGTTGCATTATTTTCCTTTTAATATTTAAG TATATAACCACAGCAATCAAACCAAAAAACCCTACATTGAAGAAATTTCTGTGGTTAATGTCTATATCGAAGAATGCCATCACAGTAACGCTGGCCACCATAGTGTCAATGTATTATAGTCAAAGTGGCGTTCCTCCTTTTAAAATTACTGGAACGGTTCCCACGGGAATTCCAGAAGTCAAGTTTCCTTCATTGACTGCTCAAAGTGGCAATCAGACGATTGGATATACAGATATGTTGGCAGACTTGGGTGCTGGAATTGCAGTAGTGCCATTTGTGGCCGTGTTGGCTAATGTAGCTATTGCAAAGGCTTACA GTATTAATACAGTGGTAGATGCGTCTCAGGAGATGATGGCCCTAGGTTTATGTAATATACTTGGTTCTTTTGTTAGAGCTATGCCCAGTACTGGTGCCTTCACTAGGTCTGCTGTAGCAAGCCATAGTGATGTACGAACACCTTTTCAAGGACTTTATTCAG GGACAGTGATAGTTTTTGCCCTTAGTCTCATGGCTCCTTACTTCTATTATATTCCAAAAGCCGTTTTAGCTGCAGTTCTAATCACAGCAGTTAGCTCTTTATTGGACTATAAGATACTCCCAATTTTATGGAAATGTAACA agGTAGACCTTTTCCTGACCGTGGGAACATTTATCATAGGCACTTTCTTTGGTGTTGAAGCTGCTCTCGTTTTAGGAAgcattttaaatttattgattCTACTTAAAATGTGGTCGAGACCCAAGATAAATACTGACGTCAAAGAG ataatagaAACTCAAATGAAGTATCTTTATTTAAAGCCTGAATTAGGTCTTTACTACCCTGGTGCTGATTATTTAGCTGAATGTATAAAGAAGAACAGAAACGAATACCCATCTTTACCTATTGTTTTGGATTGCTCAAATTTTCTTAGACTAGATTATTCAGCAGCAAAG ACACTCATCAATATCCTACGAATCTTCAATTCTAACAAAACAGTCTTCGTGATGATCAACGTAGAAGACAACATCCTCAACACCATGAAAACTATCCCAAATTCCAAATCTGTTTTAAGATTTTGCAACAAGACCAAAAGTATTCCAGAAGTAATCGTtgttaacgaagaagaagaaaacgaaGAAGATCTTCTATTAAAGCTGAATCGTGACATGAAGTCAATAGAAAAGTCTCTAGAAATTTTGCAAATGTTAGAGATCGATAATAGTAGAAGTTCTTCGACCTGTTCTTTAGGTACTACTAGTACTAAATCACCTGTTAGTGAAAATACCAGAAAATTTTCTGTTCGTAGTTTAAAATAG
- the LOC126886867 gene encoding sodium-independent sulfate anion transporter-like isoform X1 → MFVNILKRKKHSKLRTVISKSKAQLFKSVAIFRWLPNYTKNDILADLIAGLTVGLTMIPQSIAYAGLAEQPAEYGLYTAFVGSYVYIIFGTIKEVSIGPTSLMSLLTVSYTIGKPVEYVVLLTFLAGCVELFMGLLNLGFVVDFISPCLTSGFTSATSIIIITAQLKNLFGINIKSHNVRQILKEFVQKVDQIKLADTVMGFSCIIFLLIFKYITTAIKPKNPTLKKFLWLMSISKNAITVTLATIVSMYYSQSGVPPFKITGTVPTGIPEVKFPSLTAQSGNQTIGYTDMLADLGAGIAVVPFVAVLANVAIAKAYSINTVVDASQEMMALGLCNILGSFVRAMPSTGAFTRSAVASHSDVRTPFQGLYSGTVIVFALSLMAPYFYYIPKAVLAAVLITAVSSLLDYKILPILWKCNKVDLFLTVGTFIIGTFFGVEAALVLGSILNLLILLKMWSRPKINTDVKEIIETQMKYLYLKPELGLYYPGADYLAECIKKNRNEYPSLPIVLDCSNFLRLDYSAAKTLINILRIFNSNKTVFVMINVEDNILNTMKTIPNSKSVLRFCNKTKSIPEVIVVNEEEENEEDLLLKLNRDMKSIEKSLEILQMLEIDNSRSSSTCSLGTTSTKSPVSENTRKFSVRSLK, encoded by the exons agaGGAAGAAGCATTCCAAACTTCGGACTGTAATATCCAAATCCAAGGCTCAACTTTTCAAATCAGTGGCAATCTTCAGATGGTTGCCCAACtacacgaagaatgatattctgGCAGATTTAATTGCCGGATTAACGGTTGGCTTGACTATGATACCTCAATCCATAGCTTATGCTGGTCTGGCAGAACAACCAGCTGAATATGGACTGTATACAGCCTTTGTGGGATCCTATGTGTATATTATTTTTGGAACTATTAAGGAA GTTTCCATAGGACCAACAAGTTTGATGTCTTTGTTAACTGTATCGTATACGATCGGGAAACCGGTAGAGTACGTtgttttacttacatttttggcTGGATGTGTGGAACTGTTCATGGGACTTTTAAATTTAG gtTTTGTAGTGGACTTTATATCACCATGTCTGACTTCTGGATTCACATCTGCTACTtctataattattataacagCGCAGTTGAAAAATCTCTTCGGAATAAATATAAAAAGCCATAACGTTCGACAGATACTTAAAGAATTCGTTCAAAAAGTTGACCAAATTAAACTGGCTGATACTGTAATGGGATTTAGTTGCATTATTTTCCTTTTAATATTTAAG TATATAACCACAGCAATCAAACCAAAAAACCCTACATTGAAGAAATTTCTGTGGTTAATGTCTATATCGAAGAATGCCATCACAGTAACGCTGGCCACCATAGTGTCAATGTATTATAGTCAAAGTGGCGTTCCTCCTTTTAAAATTACTGGAACGGTTCCCACGGGAATTCCAGAAGTCAAGTTTCCTTCATTGACTGCTCAAAGTGGCAATCAGACGATTGGATATACAGATATGTTGGCAGACTTGGGTGCTGGAATTGCAGTAGTGCCATTTGTGGCCGTGTTGGCTAATGTAGCTATTGCAAAGGCTTACA GTATTAATACAGTGGTAGATGCGTCTCAGGAGATGATGGCCCTAGGTTTATGTAATATACTTGGTTCTTTTGTTAGAGCTATGCCCAGTACTGGTGCCTTCACTAGGTCTGCTGTAGCAAGCCATAGTGATGTACGAACACCTTTTCAAGGACTTTATTCAG GGACAGTGATAGTTTTTGCCCTTAGTCTCATGGCTCCTTACTTCTATTATATTCCAAAAGCCGTTTTAGCTGCAGTTCTAATCACAGCAGTTAGCTCTTTATTGGACTATAAGATACTCCCAATTTTATGGAAATGTAACA agGTAGACCTTTTCCTGACCGTGGGAACATTTATCATAGGCACTTTCTTTGGTGTTGAAGCTGCTCTCGTTTTAGGAAgcattttaaatttattgattCTACTTAAAATGTGGTCGAGACCCAAGATAAATACTGACGTCAAAGAG ataatagaAACTCAAATGAAGTATCTTTATTTAAAGCCTGAATTAGGTCTTTACTACCCTGGTGCTGATTATTTAGCTGAATGTATAAAGAAGAACAGAAACGAATACCCATCTTTACCTATTGTTTTGGATTGCTCAAATTTTCTTAGACTAGATTATTCAGCAGCAAAG ACACTCATCAATATCCTACGAATCTTCAATTCTAACAAAACAGTCTTCGTGATGATCAACGTAGAAGACAACATCCTCAACACCATGAAAACTATCCCAAATTCCAAATCTGTTTTAAGATTTTGCAACAAGACCAAAAGTATTCCAGAAGTAATCGTtgttaacgaagaagaagaaaacgaaGAAGATCTTCTATTAAAGCTGAATCGTGACATGAAGTCAATAGAAAAGTCTCTAGAAATTTTGCAAATGTTAGAGATCGATAATAGTAGAAGTTCTTCGACCTGTTCTTTAGGTACTACTAGTACTAAATCACCTGTTAGTGAAAATACCAGAAAATTTTCTGTTCGTAGTTTAAAATAG